The sequence below is a genomic window from bacterium.
TTCGGGACACCCCTCTAGGAGAGGGGAATGGGGGGAAGAAGAGGAACATGGGAAATTCCCCTCTTTCAGAGGGGTGGCAGACCGTAAGGTCTGACGGGGTGTTGAAGGGGTATCAGGCGAAGCCTGAGGGGTAGTTTACAAGCGAAAACAGCACATTCTCAACTTCTTTCCTTTGACCCAACCAAGCTAAGACCAACAGCCATAGAAACTTTAAATAGCAATGCCTATCTTCTCTCTTAAATAACAGAAGGAAGCATCAATATAAAAACCACCTTCCTTGATTTAATGTAAGAAGGATAGAATTAGAAAAAAATGAATAAGAATATTTCTCCAATTTTCCTTTTTCTCCCTTTCTCCTTATTTACACAAATTTCAGATGGCTAAAGTGTTACAAAATGCAAAAACTACAATGCAATAGACATATAACCTAAACGCATTGCAATTTAGCCTTTGCAATGGCTTGCGAAACAGCAGATTTTGGGGAATTTGCTTTGATGAGTGGAATCTCTGCAAGCTCATAGGAGAAATCCCAGGTATATAAGCCAATAATAGGCTTTTTAAATTGTAGGCCATAGGCTATCTCAGATAGTGTCCCATAGCTTCCATCAATGGCAATAATTGCACAAGATGATAGGACAACAATTATATTTCTTGCATAGCCAATGCCTGTTACAATGGGAATATCAACATATGGATTAGAAGAAGCCGCATCAATGCCTGGTAGAATTCCAATCGTTAATCCCTTTTCCTCTTTTGCCCCTTTACAGGCTGCCTCCATTATCCCAGAAAGCCCTCCACAGATAAGGATACAATTATTCCTTGCTATTTCTTTTCCTGTTTCATAGGCAAGGGAAAGGATTTCGCCTTTTGGATTTTCACCACCAATAACACCAATTCTAATCATTCCGGGAAGAACATATTGGTTATGCTTTCTATGATTCTTTTGTTTATCCTTGGAGTATCTATTCCCCCTTTAAGCAATTTTACAGCCTCATCTATCTTTTCTTCCCTTATGTCAGGAATATCTTTTACTAAGGAAAGAACCTTAGAAAGGTAGTATGCTGTTTTTGCTCCCTCAGAGATTGTTGCCTCGTCATAGCCAGAGGATATAGATGTTTCTCCTAATGTTGGCATAGTATATGTTTTTTTGGGAGAAGATAAAACTTGAGAGAAAGAGAGAGAAACCTCCTCCTTTTTCTTTATAGGGCTTCCTAAAACCTCTTTTGGTTTAAGCTCTCCATTTATTTTTGAAAAATCCATATTATTCTCCTTTTTTATTTATCGGCATTTTTTCAAAATAACTTTAAGAAAAATTTTTGACAAAATAAAATTTTGTGGAAGAAGTGAAGCGTTTATTAAGGAAACAGCAAAGAAAAGGCCTCTTTGATGTTTGATCTGATATACCAACAAACCTAGTGAACTAGAGATTGGGAAATACTTTCTTCTATTCTTCTTTTAAGCATTGGAGCCAGTAGTCTTGAAACTCCCAATACTTCAACACCCATAATCTCACCTCTACCTCCATATTCTACTTTTACTCCTTCTTCTAGCTCTTTAGAATCTATGGCTACTCCCTTTTTGAAGGATATATATAAAACATCTAGCTCTTCATCATACCATAGCTTCATCTTATTTTTATCCATCTTTTTGCCTCCTTTTTATTTATCTCTTTTTCTATATTCTTACAAGGATATATGGTCACCACTTTTATTTGTTCACCCTCTTTCACAAAAGGGATTACTAAATAGGTCTCTGTTCTTGCCATTTCTACCTTTCCTATTGCTACCATACTTTTAGTGATAATATCATAAAAAAGAAAATCGGGTTTTTCAATCACCTTCTCAATTAAACTTTTACCAATTTCCCTCTCTTCAATTTTTAAAAGAGCATGTTTAGAAAAAAGCATTTTTTACACCTTTTTAAGGAAACAGCAAAGAAAAGGCTTCTTTGATGTTTGATACACCGATTAGCTCTATTTGCTTCTCCTTTATCTTATCTAAATTTGATTTGGGAAGAAAGCAGGAAGAAAATCCAAGCTTTGATGCCTCCTCTATCCTCTTTTCTATATTTGATATGCCCCTTATCTCACCAGAAAGGCCAACCTCTCCCACCAGGGCTATCTTCTCATCTATTGGCTTTTCCTTAAATGATGAGACAATGGCAGAGCATATTCCAAGGTCTATTGCAGGCTCAGAGCTTCCTATTCCACCTGCAATATTGACAAATAGGTCATAGGTTGAAAGGTTATAGCCCATCCTCTTTTCCAAAACAGCCAAAAGGAGCAAAATCCTGTTATAATTTACACCCAATGTATCCCTCCTTGCCATTCCATAGATGGTTGGCGTAGCAAGGGCTTGAATTTCAATAAGAATGGGTCTGCTTCCCTCAACTGTGCAGGAAACAACAGAGCCAGATGCACCTTTTGGTCTTTCTGATAAGAATGCTAAGGATGGGTTTTTTACCTCAGAAAGCCCCTTTTCTTCCATTAAGAATACGCCTATCTCATTGGTTGAGCCAAACCTATTTTTGTAAGCCCTTAAAATTCTAAAAATATGATTTTTATCTCCCTCAAAATAAAGCACTGTGTCAACCATATGCTCAAGGAGCTTAGGCCCTGCAATTGAACCCTCCTTTGTTACATGACCAACAATGAATATGGGGATATTCCTCTGTTTGGCAATGCCAGAGAGAAAGCTTGTGCAGACCTTTATCTGAGAGACCGTTCCAGGGGCAGATGGTAGGCTTGGGTGGTATATTGCCTGGATTGAATCAATGACAATTACCTTAACCTCTATTTTCTCAAGCTGGTCTAAAATATGGGTAATCTTGTTGTAGGATGAGATGTATAAATTTTCTGATGAGATAGAAAGCCTATCTGCCCTTATCTTTATCTGTTGGTAAGATTCCTCTCCACTTACATAAAGCACCTTATTTTCCTTTGCGAGCTCTCCTGATACCTGAAGAAGAAGGGTTGATTTTCCAATCCCTGGGTCTCCTCCAATAAGGACTAAAGAGCCCAAAACTATTCCTCCTCCCAGCACAGAATCAAACTCAGAAATTCCAGATTTTATCTTCTCTTCTTCCTTGATCTCTATTTCTGGAAGCTTAAATAAAAGGGGGGATTCCTCCTTTCTATATTCTTCTACTACCTCTTCTGTAAAGGTATTCCATTCTCCACAGCCAGGGCACCTTCCAAACCATTTGGAGGAGGAATAATCACAGGACAAGCATCTATACATTTAAAGTATTTTACCATAAAATTATTGGATTGTTAAGTTTTTTGGCAAACCAAAAGGCTTGTCCTTCAGCTAACCACAACATTCACAAGCCTTCCTGGGACAAGGATTATATCCTTAATCTCTCCCTTAATCTTATCCTTTATCTCATCCATTGCCCTTTTTTTTGTTTCATTAGGGCTTAAATTAGAGGGAATGGTAATCTTTCCCTTAAGCTTCCCATTTATCTGGATTATGATAGTGCTCTCTTTTTCCTCGATTAAGGCTTCATCGTAGGATGGCCAGGGTTCATCCTCTATCCTTCCTTCAAAATGCTCCTTCCAAAGGTAAGATGAGATATGCGGGGCAAATGGAAAGAGAAGGACCAGAAATGTTTTGAATATATCCTTCGTGAGCAAGCCATCTTCTATTTCATTGAGAAATTCCATAAGGTGGGCTATGGCTGTATTAAAATGGAATCTCTCTATATCCTCCGATACCTCCTTTATTGTCTTATGTATCAAGGCATAAAATCTTTCTTCTGATCCTCTGATCCTCTGATCCTCTGACCCTCTGACTTTTATTTTATATATTCTATTTAAAAACCTAAAGCATCCCGCTATGCCCTTATCATTCCATTCAAGCTCCTTTTCTGGTGGTGCGGCAAATAGAATAAAGAGCCTTGTGCTATCTGCTCCATATTCCTCTATAATTTTATCTGGGTCAACCACATTGCCTTTGGATTTTGACATCTTCGCACCATCCTTTATAACCATTCCTTGTGCCAATAAGTTTTTAAATGGCTCATCTATTGAGATAAGCCCCAAATCCTTCATTACCTTGGTAAAGAACCTGGCATACAAAAGATGCAAAATGGCATGTTCAATCCCTCCAATGTATTGGTCTACGCTCATCCAATAGTCTGCCTCTTTCTTTAGGACAGGAAGGTTATCGCAATTGGGTGTAAGATACCTCAAGAAATACCAAGAGGAATCAACAAATGTATCCATTGTATCTGTCTCCCGCTTGGCATCCTTTCCACAATTTGGGCATTTGCAATTTAAAAATTCATCAATTTCCCGAAGGTTTTGCCCCGGCTTTGTATCCAAAGGAAGCTCTACCGGAAGGTCTTCTTCAGGAACAGGAACTATGCCGCATTGAAAGCAATATACAATGGGAATGGGTGTTCCCCAATACCTTTGCCGAGAGACAAGCCAATCCCTGAGCCTGTAGTTTATGGTTTTTCTTCCCATTCCATTTTTTTCCATCCAATCTGTTATTGCATCAATTGCCTCTTTGCTTGACATTCCATTAAATTGACCAGAATTAACCAAAATCCCTTCCCCTTCATACGCCCCTTCCCTTTCCTGACCTCCGACCCCTGACCCCTGAGCCCTGACTACCATTTTTATTGGAAGCCCATATTTCTTTGCAAAATCAAAATCCCTTGAGTCATGAGCAGGAACAGCCATAATCGCACCTGTTCCGTATTCCATCAAGACATAATTTGCAATCCAGATGGGTATTTTTTCCTGATTTACGGGATTTATGGCATACAGGTCTGTAAATATTCCCTCTTTTTCCATTTTGTCAGGCGATACCCTAGTTTTTGCCCTTTCTACAAATTCCCTTACCTCCTTTTTCTCTATCTCCTCTACCAATGGGTATTGCGGCGCTAATGTCAAATAGGTTGCTCCAAAGATTGTATCTGGCCTGGTTGTAAATACAGGGATTATTTTTCCTCCCTTTTCCTCTTTAAAGAATATCTCGCACCCAATGCTCTTTCCAATCCAATTCTTCTGCATAGTAATGACATTTTCAGGCCATTTCCCAAGCAATTTTAGATCATCTAAAAGCCTTTCTGCATATTCGGTAATCTTAAAAAACCATTGCTCTAAGCTTTTTGTGGTAATAAAAGAATTGCATCTCCAGCAATCGCCGTTTATAACCTGTTCATTTGCCAAAACAGTCTTGCATTTAGGACACCAATTTACATCCTCCTTTTTTCTATAAACCAACCCCTTTTGATATAGCTTTAAAAATAGCCATTGATTCCATCTATAATATTCCCTATCGCAGGTTGCAATCTCCCTTTCCCAATCATAGGAAAGCCCAAGCCTTTTAAGCTGGCTTTTCATATAGCTGATATTATCCTTTGTCCATTTAGCAGGGTGTATGTCCTTTTCAATTGCAGCATTTTCAGCCGGTAAGCCAAATGCATCCCATCCCATGGGATAGAGGACATCAAAGCCCTTTAATCTTTTATATCTTGCAATTGTATCGCCTATGCAATAATTCCTGACATGGCCAATGTGGATTTTTCCCGAGGGATAGGGAAACATCTCCAGCAAGTAGAATTTTTCTTTTCCCTTTTTTCTAAAAAAACCCTCTTTTTCCCAGAATTCTTGGATTTTTTTTTCTATTTCAAAAAATGGGTATGTCATAAAGAGTCTGGAGTCTGGGAGTCTGGAGGTTGGGAATTTCTTAGATAATTTGAAAAAGCTTGGATAAGTCGCGATACCTCTTCTGCACTGACATATATATTTTGAAACTCCTCTTCTGAAATATATTTTTCATCAAATGTTACATAGAGATGCGATTGGAGTTCTGCGACTGAAGCATGAGCTATACCAAGAAAATTTATGAA
It includes:
- the leuS gene encoding leucine--tRNA ligase, translating into MTYPFFEIEKKIQEFWEKEGFFRKKGKEKFYLLEMFPYPSGKIHIGHVRNYCIGDTIARYKRLKGFDVLYPMGWDAFGLPAENAAIEKDIHPAKWTKDNISYMKSQLKRLGLSYDWEREIATCDREYYRWNQWLFLKLYQKGLVYRKKEDVNWCPKCKTVLANEQVINGDCWRCNSFITTKSLEQWFFKITEYAERLLDDLKLLGKWPENVITMQKNWIGKSIGCEIFFKEEKGGKIIPVFTTRPDTIFGATYLTLAPQYPLVEEIEKKEVREFVERAKTRVSPDKMEKEGIFTDLYAINPVNQEKIPIWIANYVLMEYGTGAIMAVPAHDSRDFDFAKKYGLPIKMVVRAQGSGVGGQEREGAYEGEGILVNSGQFNGMSSKEAIDAITDWMEKNGMGRKTINYRLRDWLVSRQRYWGTPIPIVYCFQCGIVPVPEEDLPVELPLDTKPGQNLREIDEFLNCKCPNCGKDAKRETDTMDTFVDSSWYFLRYLTPNCDNLPVLKKEADYWMSVDQYIGGIEHAILHLLYARFFTKVMKDLGLISIDEPFKNLLAQGMVIKDGAKMSKSKGNVVDPDKIIEEYGADSTRLFILFAAPPEKELEWNDKGIAGCFRFLNRIYKIKVRGSEDQRIRGSEERFYALIHKTIKEVSEDIERFHFNTAIAHLMEFLNEIEDGLLTKDIFKTFLVLLFPFAPHISSYLWKEHFEGRIEDEPWPSYDEALIEEKESTIIIQINGKLKGKITIPSNLSPNETKKRAMDEIKDKIKGEIKDIILVPGRLVNVVVS
- the radA gene encoding DNA repair protein RadA, with product MYRCLSCDYSSSKWFGRCPGCGEWNTFTEEVVEEYRKEESPLLFKLPEIEIKEEEKIKSGISEFDSVLGGGIVLGSLVLIGGDPGIGKSTLLLQVSGELAKENKVLYVSGEESYQQIKIRADRLSISSENLYISSYNKITHILDQLEKIEVKVIVIDSIQAIYHPSLPSAPGTVSQIKVCTSFLSGIAKQRNIPIFIVGHVTKEGSIAGPKLLEHMVDTVLYFEGDKNHIFRILRAYKNRFGSTNEIGVFLMEEKGLSEVKNPSLAFLSERPKGASGSVVSCTVEGSRPILIEIQALATPTIYGMARRDTLGVNYNRILLLLAVLEKRMGYNLSTYDLFVNIAGGIGSSEPAIDLGICSAIVSSFKEKPIDEKIALVGEVGLSGEIRGISNIEKRIEEASKLGFSSCFLPKSNLDKIKEKQIELIGVSNIKEAFSLLFP
- a CDS encoding DUF4258 domain-containing protein, with the protein product MLFSKHALLKIEEREIGKSLIEKVIEKPDFLFYDIITKSMVAIGKVEMARTETYLVIPFVKEGEQIKVVTIYPCKNIEKEINKKEAKRWIKIR
- a CDS encoding TIGR00725 family protein, whose amino-acid sequence is MIRIGVIGGENPKGEILSLAYETGKEIARNNCILICGGLSGIMEAACKGAKEEKGLTIGILPGIDAASSNPYVDIPIVTGIGYARNIIVVLSSCAIIAIDGSYGTLSEIAYGLQFKKPIIGLYTWDFSYELAEIPLIKANSPKSAVSQAIAKAKLQCV
- a CDS encoding DUF2283 domain-containing protein — encoded protein: MDKNKMKLWYDEELDVLYISFKKGVAIDSKELEEGVKVEYGGRGEIMGVEVLGVSRLLAPMLKRRIEESISQSLVH